The genomic window CATACTTTCCATTCCAATCCGTAATTCTTTTCCTGAAGAAACTTATTATTTGTTTTGAGTTTTCCAGACTGTTCAACTTCTTTTTCCAAGTATGTTTGTATATCACGGATCCTTTTGCGAATATGGAATCTTTTGATCCTTGTCATTGGATTTGTATCTACAGTCTTCTGTAATGAATCTGTGAGATTTTTAATACCTTCCAAATCGAGTTTACCAGTTTTTGGATCGAAGAAACATTTCAAGTACTTTGGAAGGCCGAGTCTTTGGTTCCATTCGATACCAACATATACACCATCGCTTCTAAATTTTCCTCTATTTATCCTCTCAAGATCGTATAGTTCTTTCGAAATAGGAGTTTTGCCTTTTCTTTTTTCTCGATAGAAAAAGGCATCATATTCCCTTTGAGTTGATCTAAAATCTGGATTCATACACTCTCCTTCTTTTTGTAGAACTTGAAACTTCGATCATCATGGCCAGACGATGGATCTATACAAATTCTACCTAGGTAGTCATATTCACTCCCTGACCAAATAGGCTTTGCAAAGTCTTTCCAAATGAGAATTCCGCCGGGTTTCAAAATTTGGTGAACTGATTTTAGAACTTTTGTCTTATCCACCAAACTACAGTTATATATTTCTTCGCTGTGATATTTGCTCCAAGGAGGATCAGCCATCACGACATCAAATGAATCTGGATCGAAATATTTGTGCGCTTCGGTGGCATCCCCTACTACATCTCGACCAGGAATTTGAGAACCTATTACAGCGAAATTGCTGTCCAGACGGGAATATGGACCAGAGGGAATGGATCCTGAAAACAGATGAAGTAAATTACCCATGTCTGGAATTGTAGCTTTCAATCTAACCAAATCTTGAAGTGAATAAGCTCCTTTATAACCAGAAATGTTTTTGAAATTTTGACCGTAATCCCATTCACCATAAAACCTCTTTCCATTAGAATAAAGATGAAGAGATTCAGGGAGACCT from Leptospira perdikensis includes these protein-coding regions:
- a CDS encoding class I SAM-dependent methyltransferase; its protein translation is MQTDVLLNITPKTIVENYNSFARVEGLPESLHLYSNGKRFYGEWDYGQNFKNISGYKGAYSLQDLVRLKATIPDMGNLLHLFSGSIPSGPYSRLDSNFAVIGSQIPGRDVVGDATEAHKYFDPDSFDVVMADPPWSKYHSEEIYNCSLVDKTKVLKSVHQILKPGGILIWKDFAKPIWSGSEYDYLGRICIDPSSGHDDRSFKFYKKKESV